CCGTCTTGATTAAGTAACCCCGAGTTTAAATGAAATGTTCCTTTTACACCAAAGTAATTAAAAATTTCTACTAATTTCCGATCAAATATTTGTCCATCATCATAACTAAAAGTTAATGCTTTTGTCTTTCCCTGCGGATATAAAAATTCAATCTTCATATTTACTCCCCCCGTCTTCAGCCTTGTTTATGCCATTTTTCACCTTTGGGATGCGGACAATTCATTCTCTTTTTAATCGCTCTAACGATTACAAAGCAGCCGCAAAATCCACACAGCCCATTAGTGAGACTCTCACAACTCTCACATATAGCAAGTCTTTGTTCATAGATCTCCTGCGGTACTCTCTCTTCCTCACTCAGGGAATCTCTATATGTTTTTAGTGTACTTAACAGCTGCTCCTCATCTTGCTCAAATACCTTGCAGCGTTTACAGATGATTTCCATCTCTACACACCGCTAAAAGTTAACTGTACTATACTGCATGGCGGCACTTCCATCTTGAAACCATCTTCTGTAAGCTGAACCGACTCAAAGGCTTCTAACCTAACCTTGTTTGGCTCTTCAAAAGTATTATGTGCATCCATCTTTTCAGATAACACACGCCCTTTAACTGCTTTAGCTTTAAATCCTAGTAATTGGCCTTCTACTGCCTTAACTTGGTCTAAATCAGTGTTACAAACTGTAATATTAACTTGCCCTTTGTCATCAATAGAAGCTGACTCATACAAGTCTTTGATGCGATATGCGTTACTGCCGATATCCTCTGTACTAATAAAGCTCTCTAATAAAAACGCATCTTGATGCACTTTATATAAGTCAAATACATGGTACGTAGGGGTAAGAAGCATCTTTTGCCCTTCTGTTAAAATGATTGCTTGCAGCACATTAACAATCTGAGCAATATTAGCCATACGTACACGTTCTGCATATTTATTAAATATATTTAAAGTAACACCTGCAAGGATAGCATCCCGCATAGTGTTTTGCTGATATAAAAAGCCTGGATTGGTTCCTGGTTCTACTTGGTACCAGCTGCCCCACTCATCTACTATTACCGCAATACGTTTTTCTTTGTCATACTGATCCATAATATGGATATGTCTATCTAGTAACTCTTCCATAAAAGAAGCTTCTTTTATCGTATGATAATACGCCTCTTCATCAAAACCTAGAGCTGGCATCTTATGGTCCCACCCTCCTGGAATAGTATAATAATGAAGTGTAAGTGCATCCATATAGTTAGCCGCTCTCTCCATAAGTACCTTAGTCCAGTTATAATCACTACCGTTCGCTCCGCAGGCAATTTTATAAAGCTTATTTGAACCATAATTTCTTAAATACGTTTGATATCTGCGATATTCGTCAGCATAATATTCTGGCCTCATATTACCGCCACATCCCCAGTTTTCATTGCCAACACCAAAATACTTGACCTGCCATGCTTTTTCCTGTCCGTTACTTTTACGCAGCTCTGCCATAGGTGAAATGCCATCAAAAGTCAAATATTCTACCCATTCTGCCATTTCTTGTACTGTGCCGCTACCTAGGTTGCCATTGATATACGGTTCACAGTCAACTTGTCTGCAAAGCTCCATGAACTCATGGGTTCCAAAGCTATTGTCTTCTACAACACCACCCCAATGGGTATTAATCATTCTTTTACGGTTCTCCTTAGATCCTATACCATCTTTCCAGTGGTACTCATCTGCAAAACAACCTCCCGGCCATCTCAGCACAGGGACTTTAATATTTCTTAGCGCCTCTACTACGTCTATTCTCATGCCGTTTATATTGGGTATACTAGACTCTTCTCCCACATAAATGCCCTCATAAATACATCTGCCTAGATGTTCTGAGAAGTGTCCATAAATATTTTTATCAATTTTAGATTTTCTATCTTTAACATTTACAACATATCTTATCATTAGCTTTTCACCCTCGTTTTGAATTTTTTCTAGCTGCTTTTATCTTTATCCTTGAACTATCCTTTTACAGCACCTGCTGTTAAACTATTTTGTACCTGCTCACTAAGTAAAATATAAATGAGTATTGTGGGAAAGGTCGCAATCACAAGTCCTGCTCCAATCTCTCCCCATTTCGTTACATAATTTCCTACCATGGACATAATGCCTACCGTAAGTGTTTTAAATTCTTTTTTATTGATGAAGGTAACTGCAAACATA
This genomic window from Cellulosilyticum sp. I15G10I2 contains:
- a CDS encoding DUF6171 family protein, with translation MEIICKRCKVFEQDEEQLLSTLKTYRDSLSEEERVPQEIYEQRLAICESCESLTNGLCGFCGCFVIVRAIKKRMNCPHPKGEKWHKQG
- a CDS encoding alpha-N-arabinofuranosidase → MIRYVVNVKDRKSKIDKNIYGHFSEHLGRCIYEGIYVGEESSIPNINGMRIDVVEALRNIKVPVLRWPGGCFADEYHWKDGIGSKENRKRMINTHWGGVVEDNSFGTHEFMELCRQVDCEPYINGNLGSGTVQEMAEWVEYLTFDGISPMAELRKSNGQEKAWQVKYFGVGNENWGCGGNMRPEYYADEYRRYQTYLRNYGSNKLYKIACGANGSDYNWTKVLMERAANYMDALTLHYYTIPGGWDHKMPALGFDEEAYYHTIKEASFMEELLDRHIHIMDQYDKEKRIAVIVDEWGSWYQVEPGTNPGFLYQQNTMRDAILAGVTLNIFNKYAERVRMANIAQIVNVLQAIILTEGQKMLLTPTYHVFDLYKVHQDAFLLESFISTEDIGSNAYRIKDLYESASIDDKGQVNITVCNTDLDQVKAVEGQLLGFKAKAVKGRVLSEKMDAHNTFEEPNKVRLEAFESVQLTEDGFKMEVPPCSIVQLTFSGV